The following are from one region of the Escherichia sp. E4742 genome:
- a CDS encoding DUF1093 domain-containing protein, protein MEAYSATGTEKSLEFTTSHVLRPGAHLQIYVRNDDVISWEEIPLHAIPPDARKQLRENPSL, encoded by the coding sequence ATCGAAGCTTATTCCGCCACCGGCACAGAAAAATCACTGGAGTTTACAACCAGCCATGTATTAAGACCCGGCGCCCATCTTCAGATTTATGTGCGTAACGACGACGTTATCTCCTGGGAAGAGATACCACTCCATGCCATTCCACCAGATGCACGAAAACAACTGAGAGAAAATCCTTCTCTGTAA
- a CDS encoding omptin family outer membrane protease yields MQLKQLILVLCAPTAFAVQASTAPALFTPEKVSTDISLGTLSGKTKERVYSSRDGSKLSQLDWKYNNAAILKGALNWDVTPWTTFSAAGWSTIGQRGGFMTDTDWEGVDTNDWTARSWHPNTRLKYANEWDLNIKGWFLNEPDYRLGIMAGYQESRYSFNATGGPWVDTNFETGEQISGTDPLDRKSIGYTQRFRMPYIGLTGSYRYGNVEFGGAFKYSSWVRSSDNDEHYLRTTTFRGSIKNQNYYSVTANAGYYITPNARVYVEGTWNRITNKKGDATQYNYGDGIFDKNPGGMGIENYNFIATAGLKYTF; encoded by the coding sequence ATGCAATTAAAACAGCTTATTCTTGTACTCTGCGCCCCCACCGCTTTTGCCGTGCAGGCCAGTACCGCCCCTGCTCTCTTTACTCCTGAAAAAGTCAGCACAGACATCAGCCTGGGCACTCTGAGCGGTAAAACAAAAGAACGGGTTTACTCTTCCCGGGATGGCAGCAAACTTAGCCAGCTGGACTGGAAATACAATAACGCCGCCATTTTAAAAGGAGCCCTTAACTGGGATGTTACGCCATGGACGACATTCAGCGCCGCCGGGTGGTCCACTATTGGTCAGCGTGGTGGTTTCATGACCGATACCGACTGGGAGGGTGTAGATACAAACGACTGGACAGCCCGCAGCTGGCACCCCAACACCCGATTAAAATATGCCAATGAATGGGACCTGAATATCAAAGGCTGGTTTTTAAACGAACCGGATTATCGCCTTGGCATAATGGCAGGCTATCAGGAAAGCCGTTACAGTTTTAACGCGACGGGCGGCCCCTGGGTTGACACAAATTTTGAGACCGGTGAACAAATCAGTGGCACTGACCCACTGGACAGAAAAAGCATTGGTTATACACAACGCTTCAGAATGCCTTATATCGGGCTGACAGGAAGTTATCGTTACGGCAATGTTGAATTTGGCGGCGCGTTTAAATACAGCAGCTGGGTACGTTCATCCGATAACGATGAGCATTATTTGAGAACCACAACATTCAGAGGGAGTATAAAAAATCAGAACTATTATTCTGTTACAGCAAATGCCGGATATTATATCACTCCGAATGCCAGAGTTTATGTGGAAGGGACCTGGAATCGTATCACAAACAAAAAAGGCGATGCCACACAATATAATTATGGAGACGGAATATTCGATAAAAACCCGGGAGGGATGGGCATAGAAAACTATAACTTCATCGCCACCGCAGGTCTGAAATACACGTTCTGA
- a CDS encoding outer membrane beta-barrel protein, producing the protein MRYIKILLVCTLMTFITTANASEQKHSISAGIGVTDGAYTGAGINLKYRYEFNEKWGAGFSYTGIASLMPGIIVNSAGGYDAFSVGPFYRISPSLSIYALAGIASAEQEEQWITGNTINHKDRGAMGALGLQINPWQSVVIDASWEYSRLLGENNNTWILGIGYRF; encoded by the coding sequence ATGCGCTATATAAAAATACTACTGGTATGCACACTGATGACTTTTATCACCACAGCCAATGCCAGTGAGCAAAAACATTCCATATCCGCAGGCATCGGCGTAACTGACGGTGCATATACCGGAGCAGGAATAAACCTCAAATATCGTTATGAATTTAATGAGAAATGGGGAGCGGGCTTTTCATATACGGGCATAGCCAGTTTAATGCCCGGAATAATAGTTAACAGTGCCGGCGGCTATGATGCCTTTTCAGTGGGCCCCTTTTACCGTATTTCTCCGTCCCTCAGTATTTATGCTCTTGCAGGAATAGCCTCTGCAGAACAGGAAGAACAGTGGATAACAGGAAATACCATCAATCATAAAGACAGAGGGGCAATGGGCGCTCTCGGTTTACAGATAAATCCGTGGCAAAGCGTTGTTATCGATGCCTCATGGGAGTATTCCCGTCTGCTGGGCGAGAATAATAATACCTGGATACTGGGTATTGGATACCGGTTCTGA
- a CDS encoding TIGR03747 family integrating conjugative element membrane protein, with protein sequence MADSRRDVNRPDVAQPPRRHGLLYNLLWGWPWALAGMVLSSLLLSLLIEYVGITFFWPGQGAGHSEAVMNTELGWLSSEFTRSLLLSTPSVTVMKWVSTAYQWLFADSGFMAWMKQGASADNSVIQEVDTLGRWLAHYLHDYLMATVYVTVVTLVRVTILVLSAPLFVMVSLVAVVEGLGRRDLRRYGAAYESSFVYHHARKSIKPAIYIPCILYLSWPTAVYPNLLIWPAAMLLGVAITVTMASFKKYL encoded by the coding sequence ATGGCTGATTCCCGTCGTGATGTGAACCGTCCTGACGTTGCACAACCCCCACGCCGGCACGGGCTGCTGTATAACCTGCTGTGGGGATGGCCGTGGGCACTGGCCGGGATGGTACTCTCCTCCCTGTTGCTGAGCCTGCTGATTGAGTACGTGGGTATTACGTTTTTCTGGCCCGGACAGGGGGCCGGGCACAGTGAAGCGGTCATGAACACCGAGCTGGGCTGGTTATCCTCGGAATTCACCCGCAGTCTGCTGCTGTCCACGCCGTCAGTGACGGTGATGAAGTGGGTGTCCACGGCGTACCAGTGGTTGTTTGCGGACAGCGGATTTATGGCCTGGATGAAGCAGGGCGCTTCGGCTGATAACAGTGTGATACAGGAAGTGGATACCCTGGGCCGCTGGCTGGCGCATTACCTGCATGATTACCTGATGGCCACGGTATATGTGACGGTGGTGACGCTGGTCCGGGTGACGATTCTGGTGCTGTCAGCCCCTCTGTTTGTGATGGTGTCACTGGTGGCTGTGGTGGAAGGTCTGGGAAGACGTGACCTGCGCAGGTATGGTGCTGCGTATGAATCCAGTTTTGTTTATCACCATGCCAGAAAGTCCATTAAACCGGCGATATACATTCCCTGTATTCTTTATCTGTCCTGGCCCACGGCAGTATACCCGAACCTGCTGATATGGCCGGCGGCCATGCTTCTGGGTGTGGCCATCACCGTGACCATGGCGTCTTTCAAGAAATATTTATAA
- the traD gene encoding type IV conjugative transfer system coupling protein TraD, whose amino-acid sequence MSNRYVIEALLRPAVELNTAVVAATAAGVCVTAPWAVALAPSVSYATAAGFGVLAAVRFRQGMKVIRYRRNLRRLPRYVMSTRQIPVSRQRLFLGRGFRWTQKHTQRLQDTLRPEVARYLQPDWLYRMARQLELKTEHTVPRLGALLRQDSPLNPVRPLPPVGGNPALHGIEPDEQDVTLALGERVGHTIVYGTTRVGKTRLAELLVTQDIRRGEVTIVFDPKGDADLLLRVWAEAHRAGRGDELYIFHLGWPEISARYNAVGRFGRVSEVATRVAGQLSGEGNSAAFREFAWRFVNIIARALVALGERPDYTLIMRYVNNIADLYIRYAGKVVSEQMPELESAILNNMNVLGENDVPRTMQNQPDAVRIWAIEVALSSEAGKKLYDPILDGLRSAVRYDRTYFDKIVASLLPLLEKLTTGKTAELLAPDYLDMSDTRPVFDWEQVIRKKAVVYIGLDALSDSEVASAVGNSMFADLVSVAGHIYKHGMNAGLPGAGESKNVVNLHCDEFNELMGDEFIPLINKGGGAGMQVTAYTQTSSDIEARIGNAAKTAQVQGNFNNMIMLRVRENRTAELLTSQLPQVEIYTKTLVSGHQDTADVTSGQDFTSSTQDRVGTVKVPLLEPADIVTLPKGQAFALLEGGQLWKIRMPLPAPDKDDALMPESIAKVAEAMRRNYHTGEGWWHEAPAVNVPEGDGHG is encoded by the coding sequence GGTGTCTGTGTGACAGCGCCCTGGGCGGTGGCGCTCGCGCCGTCGGTCAGTTATGCCACTGCTGCCGGTTTTGGTGTTCTGGCAGCGGTCCGTTTTCGCCAGGGAATGAAGGTCATCCGCTACCGTCGCAATCTGCGGCGTCTGCCCCGTTATGTGATGAGTACCCGGCAGATACCGGTGAGTCGTCAGCGCCTTTTTCTGGGGCGGGGATTTCGCTGGACACAGAAACACACCCAGCGCCTTCAGGATACGCTGCGCCCGGAGGTGGCCAGGTACCTTCAGCCGGACTGGCTGTACCGGATGGCCCGTCAGCTTGAGCTGAAAACGGAGCATACCGTCCCCCGCCTGGGCGCACTTTTGCGTCAGGACTCTCCGCTGAATCCGGTACGCCCCCTGCCGCCGGTGGGCGGGAATCCGGCACTGCATGGTATTGAACCGGATGAACAGGATGTGACGCTGGCGCTGGGAGAGCGGGTGGGACATACCATTGTTTATGGTACCACCCGTGTCGGTAAAACCCGGCTGGCAGAGCTGCTGGTCACACAGGATATCCGCCGGGGAGAGGTCACCATTGTCTTTGACCCCAAAGGGGATGCTGACCTGTTGCTGCGTGTCTGGGCAGAAGCACACCGGGCCGGCAGGGGCGATGAGCTTTATATCTTTCATCTGGGCTGGCCGGAAATCTCTGCGCGTTATAACGCAGTGGGGCGTTTTGGCCGGGTATCGGAAGTGGCCACCCGTGTGGCGGGACAGTTGTCCGGTGAAGGCAACAGTGCTGCTTTCCGGGAGTTTGCCTGGCGTTTTGTCAATATCATTGCCCGCGCCCTGGTGGCGCTGGGAGAACGCCCGGATTACACGCTGATTATGCGCTATGTGAATAATATTGCTGACCTCTATATTCGCTATGCCGGAAAGGTGGTCAGTGAACAGATGCCGGAACTGGAAAGCGCCATTCTGAATAACATGAATGTGCTGGGTGAGAATGATGTGCCCCGGACCATGCAGAACCAGCCGGATGCTGTGCGTATCTGGGCCATTGAGGTGGCGCTCAGCAGTGAAGCCGGGAAGAAACTTTATGACCCGATACTGGATGGTCTGCGAAGTGCGGTACGTTATGACCGGACCTATTTCGATAAAATCGTGGCATCCCTGCTGCCGTTGCTGGAAAAACTGACCACCGGAAAGACGGCAGAGCTGCTGGCACCGGACTACCTGGATATGAGCGATACCCGTCCCGTGTTTGACTGGGAGCAGGTGATACGTAAAAAGGCGGTGGTGTATATCGGTCTTGATGCACTCAGTGACAGTGAGGTGGCCAGTGCCGTGGGAAACTCCATGTTTGCAGACCTGGTGAGCGTGGCCGGACATATCTACAAACACGGTATGAATGCCGGATTGCCCGGTGCCGGGGAGAGTAAAAATGTGGTCAACCTGCACTGTGATGAATTCAACGAACTGATGGGCGATGAATTTATTCCGCTCATCAACAAGGGCGGTGGTGCCGGTATGCAGGTGACGGCGTATACCCAGACGTCTTCGGATATTGAAGCCCGCATCGGTAATGCGGCTAAAACTGCCCAGGTACAGGGTAACTTCAATAACATGATTATGCTGCGCGTCAGGGAGAACAGGACGGCAGAGCTGCTGACCAGTCAGCTGCCTCAGGTGGAGATTTACACCAAAACACTGGTGTCTGGACATCAGGATACCGCCGATGTGACGTCCGGACAGGATTTCACCTCCAGCACCCAGGACCGCGTTGGTACAGTAAAGGTTCCCTTACTGGAGCCGGCGGATATCGTCACCCTGCCAAAGGGGCAGGCATTTGCCCTGCTGGAAGGCGGACAGTTGTGGAAAATCCGGATGCCGCTGCCGGCGCCGGATAAGGACGATGCGCTGATGCCGGAGAGCATTGCAAAAGTGGCTGAAGCCATGCGGCGTAATTACCACACCGGAGAGGGGTGGTGGCATGAAGCCCCGGCCGTGAATGTACCGGAAGGAGACGGACATGGCTGA